The nucleotide sequence GGGAGGAAGTAAAGGAGCTTTTTGATACAACCCCCGTTGTCCGCAATCAAGTAGAAACAGTATCTACGGTTAAGCCATATGTTGTGCCGGGTAGAAGCTATCGAGTTGTGCTTGTGGATTTCGGAATGAAGCACGGTATTTTAAGAGAATTAACTAAAAGAAATTGTCATGTTACGGTTGTGCCACATCACTATACGGCGGAGCAAATAGAACGATTAAAGCCAGATGGAGTGGTTCTGTCTAACGGTCCTGGAGATCCTAAAGATGTCCCTGAAGCAATTGAAATGATTCAATCTATTATGAATCGCATCCCGATTTTCGGAATATGTTTAGGCCATCAGCTGTTAGCATTGGCAGGTGGAGCAAATACAACGAAATTAAAATTCGGTCACCGTGGATCCAATCACCCAGTCAAAGATTTACTGTTGAACAAAACGTTTATGACATCGCAAAACCACGGCTACGCCGTTACGAAAGAATCCCTAGAACAGACAGACCTTATGCTTACACAAATCGCGTTAAACGATGAAACAGTCGAAGGAATTCAACACAAAACCTATCCTTCGTTTTCGGTACAATATCATCCAGAAAGCTCACCGGGCCCAGATGATACGAATTATTTGTTTGATCAATTCCTAGACCTTATCGAATCGAATAAGCAGCAAGTGAAGGAGGAAAAAGAATGCCAAAGCGTAATGATATAAACAAAATTCTCGTAATAGGGTCTGGACCTATTGTCATCGGGCAAGCAGCGGAATTTGATTATTCCGGTACGCAAGCTTGTCAAGCTTTAAAAGAAGAAGGCTTTAAGGTAATTCTAGCAAATTCAAATCCAGCTACAATCATGACGGACGACACAATTGCAGATACTGTTTACATGGAACCTCTAACCGTAGATTTTCTAACAAAGATTATTCGTAAGGAACAACCAGACGCTATTCTCCCAACATTGGGTGGCCAAACTGGATTAAACATGGCGGTGCAATTGGAAGAGACAGGTATTCTAGCAGAATATGAGATTGAATTATTAGGTACTTCCCTAGATGCTATTCAACAAGCGGAGGACCGCGAAAAATTCCGTACGTTAATGAGAGAGCTTAACGAACCGGTTCCAGATAGTCAGATCGTAACAACGGTAGAAGGGGCTTTAGAATTTGCTGAAGAAATCGGCTTCCCACTTATCGTTCGACCTGCTTATACTCTTGGAGGAACGGGTGGAGGCATGTGCTACGACGTTCAAGAGTTAAGAGACATTACGAGAAATGGATTAGCCTTGTCGCCTGTGAATCAATGCTTAATTGAGAAAAACATTGCTGGCTTTAAAGAGGTTGAATACGAAGTTATGCGTGATAAAAATGATCAAGCCATCGTTGTTTGTAACATGGAAAACATAGACCCTGTCGGAATTCATACAGGAGATTCGATGGTTGTTGCACCATCGCAAACATTAAGTGATCGTGAGTATCAAATGCTACGAAATGCTTCTCTGAAAATTATTCGTGCCTTGAAAATTGAAGGGGGATGCAACGTACAGCTTGCATTAGACGCGAATAGCTTCCAGTACTATATCATTGAAGTAAATCCACGGGTCAGTCGTTCCTCTGCGCTCGCTTCAAAAGCGACGGGTTATCCGATTGCGAAAATGGCAGCCAAAATAGCAGTAGGACTAACGTTGGATGAAATCATCAACCCCATCACAGGAAAAACATATGCATGTTTTGAGCCTGCCTTAGATTATGTGGTAACAAAGCTACCGCGTTTCCCCTTTGATAAATTTACAACGGGAAATCGTACACTTGGCACACAAATGAAAGCAACAGGAGAAATTATGTCTATTGGACGTAATTTCGAAGAATCGTTTCTAAAAGGAGTTCGTTCGTTAGATATTGGTGCCGAAGATCTTTTCTTACCTTATTTATCAAGCGTACCAAATGAAGAACTAGAAGACCGTATGAAAAAACCAGATGATGAACGACTATTTATTTTAGCAGAAGCGTTACGAAGAGATTTTTCCGTTGAAGACATCTTTCAATTAACCAAAATTGATCGGTTCTTCCTCCACAAGTTAAATAAAATTGTTCGTTTTGAGGAAGAGATGCAGGCCAATCATGGGGATGTACGCTTGTTAAGAGAAGCAAAACGAATGGGCTTTTCCGATACGCAAGTGGCAAGACTCTGGGAAACAAATTTAGATGATGTGTATCAGGTAAGAATTGATCACAGCATCGTGCCAGTTTATAAAATGGTAGATACATGTGCAGCGGAATTCGAATCGGAAACACCTTATTTCTATAGTAGTTATGAAGAGGAAAGTGAATCCCTTTCCTCTGACCGCAAAAAAGTATTAGTAATTGGTTCTGGTCCCATTCGAATCGGGCAAGGAATCGAGTTTGATTATGCAACGGTTCATTCTGTGTTGGCATTAAAGGAAGCAGGCTATGAAGCAATCATCATGAATAGCAATCCGGAAACGGTTTCTACGGACTTTAGTGTCTCCGATAAGCTATATTTCGAGCCACTTACATTGGAAGATGTCATGCATGTTATTAACTTAGAAAAACCAGAAGGGGTTATTGTACAGTTCGGTGGACAGACCGCAATCAATTTAGCGGAAGGATTAGAGCGAAGAGGAGTCAAGATTCTAGGTACATCCTTGGAGGCCATTGATACAGCAGAAGACCGAGACAAGTTTGAAAGATTACTAGACGAATTAGCCATACCACAGCCGAAAGGAAAAAGTGTTCGTCAATTGGAGCAAGCCCTTCAAGCTGCGGAAGAAATCGGCTATCCGGTGCTTGTTCGTCCTTCTTATGTCATTGGTGGTAGCCAAATGGAGATTATTTATAGCGAAGAAGAACTACACGCTTATTTGAAAAAATCGAACAAAATAAAACACTCCCATCCTGTGTTGATTGATAAGTATTTAACGGGAATTGAAGTAGAAGTTGATGCGGTCAGTGATGGAGAGGTCACGATTATTCCTGGGATTATGGAGCATATCGAACGAGCTGGTGTGCACTCTGGGGATTCGATTGCGGTATATCCAACACAAAGAATCTCATCTGTAGCGAAGCAAAAGCTTGTAGATGCAACGTTAAGCATAGCGAAACGTCTTCAAGTCAAAGGACTAATTAACATACAATTCGTCGTAAAAAGTGATGACGTCTTTGTCTTGGAAGTAAATCCAAGAGCAAGTCGGACTATCCCGTTTTTAAGTAAAATTACTGGTGTAACGATGGCAAACTTGGCGACACGCTGCATTATTGGCGAGTCTTTAGGCAGTATGGGATATGAAGATGGATTACTTCCAGAAAAAGAACATGTTTCGGTTAAGGTTCCTGTCTTTTCTTTCGAAAAACTCCGTAGTGTTGATGCGGTTTTAGGGCCTGAGATGAAATCTACAGGGGAAGCAATTGGACATGATATGACGCTAGAAAAAGCATTGTACAAAGGATTATTAGCTTCTGGTCTATCGATTCCACATGGAGGCTCCGTCCTTCTAACGGTGGCAGATAAAGATAAAGGAGAAATACTAAGCATTGCTGAGCGATTCTATCAACTCGGATTCACCGTTTATGCAACTGAAGGTACCGGAACTTTTGTTAGAGAACACGGTGTGCCTGTCCATATCGTCGACAAGATTGGTTCAGACCAGGAGAATGTACTTTCTATTATTGAGAATGGGAACGTTCAATTCGTCATTAACACGATTACATCTGGCCAACAAGCACGTTCTGATGGATTTAGAATACGTCGGGAAGCGGTCGAGCATGGTATTGCTTGTTTAACTAGTCTTGACACAGCCGAAGCCATATTGAATGTGATTGATTCAACGACCTTCCAAGCAAGACCAGTTGCGGAAAGAAAGGCTGTTGTAACCTCATGATCAATCAAATGATGACGGTTGTACAAAAAAGAATCATTGCAAAGGATACAGTGGAGATGGTGTTACAAGGAGGTGCCATCTCCTTTGTTGAACCAGGTCAATTTGTCCACATCCGAATTGGTTCGGGGTTCAGCCATATGCTGAGAAGGCCCATTTCGATTGCAGATGTCGACCATATTCAAGAGACGATTACGATTATTTTTAAAATAATTGGAGCAGGAACAGAAGAGCTACAAAATGTGTCTACCGGTACCCAATTAGATACGCTTTTAGCCTGTGGTACTAGTTACCCGGTCCAAGATTTAGAGTTGAAACACGCCCTTCTAATTGGGGGTGGAATAGGCGTGCCACCCATGTATTACTTAGCAAAAGTCTTAAGGGAAAAGGGGGTACAAGTCACTTCAGTCTTGGGTTTTCAAACGAAGGAATATGTATTTTATGAAGAGAATTTTAAGGCTTTAGGAAACTGCCATATCGTAACCGATGATGGAAGCTATGGATGGAAAGGGAATGTGAATGACGTAATTGACGCACAATCTATCCCTTTTGATTATTATTTTTCGTGTGGTCCATTGGGGATGCTGCGAGCGGTTTCCAACAAATTAGAAGGACAATCAGGCTTTATTTCCATTGAAGAAAGAATGGGCTGTGGAATCGGGGCATGCTATGCCTGTGTTGTTCCTACTAGGGATGGAAGTGGATTTCGAAAAATCTGTAAAGACGGTCCCGTATTTCCGGCAGGCGAGGTGTTACTATGAGCTTTTTAACGACTACAATAGCAGGTCTGCAATTAAATAATCCGGTTATGCCGGCATCTGGTTGCTTCGGTTTCGGTAAAGAGTACGGCCAGCACTATGATTTAAATCTTTTAGGAGCAATCATCATAAAGGCAGCAACCAAAGAAGCTAGGTATGGAAACCAAACCCCTCGTGTAGCAGAAACGGCTTCTGGAATGTTAAACGCAATTGGACTACAAAATCCAGGTGTAGATGCCATTATTAATGAGGAATTACCTTACTTACGAAACTATGAAACTCCTGTCATCGCCAATGTTGCTGGTAGTACGGTGGAAGAATACGTGTACGTAGCCAAAAGATTAGCAGATTCTAAATCGGTTCAAGCATTAGAATTAAATATTTCATGTCCAAATGTAAAAGAAGGCGGAGTACAATTTGGGACAGATCCTGTCTTAGCAGCAGAAGTTACGTCTAAAGTAAAAGAAGTAAGTGGGGACGTGCCGTTATTCGTCAAGCTTTCCCCGAATGTCAGCAATATTGCACAGCTAGCAAAGTCTGTTGAAGTGGCAGGGGCCGATGGGCTTTCCATGATTAATACCTTAACTGGGATGACGATTCATCTCCCTAGTAAAAAACCACTTCTCGCAAATAAAACGGGTGGACTTTCTGGGCCAGCTATTAAACCGATTGCGATACGGATGATTTATGAGGTTCGTCAAGAAGTTTCCATTCCGATCATCGGGATGGGTGGCATTACGTCCGCAGAGGATGTTCTCGAATTTTTATTAGCAGGAGCTAATGCAGTAGCCGTCGGAACGGCTAACTTTTTGGACCCGTTTATCTGTCCGAAAATTATAGAAGCATTACCAAACGTGTTACAGCGCTATGGATATGAATCAGCCGAACAAGCAGTAGGGAAGGGGCATGAACATGGACACCACTATATTTCTCGCACTTGATTTTCCAACATGGAAAGAAACAGAGCAGTTTTTGCAGGAGCATGATCTAAAAGGGGTTCCTGTAAAGGTTGGCATGGAGTTATTTTATCGTGAAGGACCTTCGATTATCGAGAAGCTAAAAAAGGATGATCATGCTATTTTTCTAGATTTAAAGCTGTATGACATTCCGACAACCGTACAGCGAGCGATGCGAAACCTAGCAGGCTTAGGAATTGATTTAGTCAATGTGCACGCCCTCGGGGGAACCGAGATGATGAAAGCTGCAAAAGAAGGCTTAGTACAAGGAGCACAATCCGACCAAACTCCAATGCTTATTGGTGTTACGGTACTTACTTCCATGAAGCAACAGACACTACAACAGGAACTAAATGTTTCCTTTTCCGTAGATGAAGCTGTGGCACATTTTGCTCAAATGACGAGGGATGCAGGGGCAGATGGAGTTGTCTGTTCCGCTCTAGAGGTTCCGAAGATTAAAAAGATCTGCGGATCTAATTTTGTAACGGTTACCCCTGGAATACGTCTTGTAGAGAGTAGTCATGACGACCAAGACCGTGTTGCAACACCAAAAATGGCTACAGAAAATGGTTCGGACTATCTCGTTATCGGTCGAAGTATAACGAGAGCTAGCAACCCAAAAGCAGCCTATCAACGCGCAGTGAAGGAGTGTTTTCATGTCCATTAAAGGGAAAGTAGCGAGAGATTTATTTGATATAGGTGCGATCCAAATCCGGCCAAATGATCCATTTACCTGGACTTCTGGTATCCAGTCTCCGATTTATTGTGATAACCGGATGACCATGTCTTATCCAGAAGTTAGAGACCGGATCGCAGATGCATTTGTAGAAATGATAGAGCAACTAGATGAAAAACCAGATGTTATTGCGGGTTGTGCGACCGCAGGCATCCCGCATGCTGCATGGGTTGCTCAAAAAATGGGTCTTCCCATGATTTACGTTCGTTCTAGCCCAAAGAAACATGGAAAGGGCAATCAAATCGAAGGTAGTTTAAAGCCAGGACATAAAGTGCTTGTTATCGAAGATTTAATTTCAACTGGAGGTTCCTCGATAGATGCAGCATTGGCTGTACAAAATGAAGGAGGATCCATCGTTGGTGTATTCGCTATTTTCACATATGGCCTAGAAAAAGCGAAGCATGCTTTTGCAAGGGAAAACATGATGATGCAGACGATTACGAACTATGATCAGCTTATGCAGGAATTGGTGAAAGAAGGTCCCTTAAGTAAAGAAGAGAAGGACAAAATGATAGTATGGAGAGATGACTTAGGAAAAATCAGCCAATAACCCTACGATGTCTCCAACTTAAGACGTATGACAACAAGAAATGGTCCATGATATAACTATAGTAGTTAGAAAAAAGCAAAAACTTGCTACAAAAAGCGCAGTTGGCATTCCTAAGTAGGGCTAAACATCGACCTCCCTTAAATCGTGTCTCGTACTAAATGCCCTGCGTTTTTTGTTTGTTTTCGGGAATTCAGCTCGAATTATGCGCTTTCCCGGGCAATATACTCAGTGTGGGGTCTTTGATCAAAGAAGAGTTAAAAAAAGAAGCTGGGACAGAACTATAATCTCCCAATCTAAAGACGAACGATTACACGATAAGAAGTGTAGAACGTTACTTTTCAATGGTTGGGTTTTCATTCACAGTTGATATAAAATGCGATGTAACGATCTTTGGATAATTACTAAAAAGTCAAGTTTAGCCTAAATGCCACGCTTCGGCAGAATACTTCGCTTTCCGCGGGCACGGCCTCAGCTTCCTCGGAAGAACACTACTTCCAGCGGGATCTTCGGCTCGCGCTGTTCCCGCTGGAGTCTACGTATTCTGCCTACGCTTGTAGGTATTTTCTAATATAGTGGGTTATTAACACCTATAAAATAAGTAGACCAAGAGACACCTCTGACTTGAAAAGAACTCCGTACTAAGCTGCGGAAAAATGCGAGACTCCTGTGGGAAAGGAACAGTTGAAGACCCCACAGTGAGCGTTCTTTGCGAGCGAGGAGGCTGAGGCGTTCCCCACGGAAAGCGAGTATTTTTCCGCAGCGCCGCATTAGCAGTCAACTTGATAAAGTATATACGAGTCCTTATTTCGTTACGTCGGAGTATATATAAAATTCGCAACAATATTTAACAAAGCCTCTAAATAGAAAAATCCGAACTGATTCGAACTCTATGAATAAATTTCGAATCATAGTTCGGATTTTATTAGAATTAAAACACTTTTGTCCCAACCTCTTTTTTTACCATTTATAAGCACCTGCGCATGTATTCGCTTTTGGTTCATAATAGCAATGTTGTTTATATTGTCCTGCAAAAGGTTGATCGTACCATGTAGGTGGACATGCAGCATACGGATTAAAGTACCAGAGAGCATAAATAGAAGGCTGTTGTCTCCAATAGTCTAGGGTTTGTTTCGCTAGCTTTTTTTCTACCTCTCTTGCTCTTTGATAAAAAACATTTCCTTTTTGAACCGCTTCAAAAGAGTAATTACCCCCTTGTACTTGGTAAATTACATCCCGTATTGACCTTAAATCCAGGAAATCTCCACAATTAGCCTTTAGACGGTTTACAATCACATTACCAACCATAAGCATCCCTAGTCGCCCTTCACCCTCGGCTTCCGCCCTCATCATCCTTGCCATTAAAGCAACGTCACTGTCTGTATATTTTACTCTTGGCACTTTTATCACCTCTACAAGAATTGTATGATTTAAGCACACAAAAATGTAGGTTTTGTGAAATTTTTATCTGATTGGATCAATAATTTATCAAAAACGGTTTTGTAGACTGTTTTAGTTCCTGACTGTATAGTTCCAAGTAGATGATTCTTCAGACACATAAATCCCCCAAAGTTAACAAGTTTTGTTCTTTCAACCTGTCTACCTAGGGGGAGCATATCAATATCATGCGTATTTCCCTGGTCTTTCAATTATTACTTCCTTTAAAAGTGATTCCCAATTTCGTGCATTTCTCAACATTTTCGAAACCACTGAAGGAATCGATCGCTTTTTCTTAATCTGGCTTATTTTGTTGGTTTTGACGCAATGCTTGCACGATGGATTCCTCTGGTGTCACGAAAAGCGTTTTCTGATTGTCGTAGGTCACAAAGCCCGGTTTCGCCCCATTTGGTTTCTTAACATGACGGATCCGTGTGTAAT is from Radiobacillus kanasensis and encodes:
- the pyrF gene encoding orotidine-5'-phosphate decarboxylase is translated as MDTTIFLALDFPTWKETEQFLQEHDLKGVPVKVGMELFYREGPSIIEKLKKDDHAIFLDLKLYDIPTTVQRAMRNLAGLGIDLVNVHALGGTEMMKAAKEGLVQGAQSDQTPMLIGVTVLTSMKQQTLQQELNVSFSVDEAVAHFAQMTRDAGADGVVCSALEVPKIKKICGSNFVTVTPGIRLVESSHDDQDRVATPKMATENGSDYLVIGRSITRASNPKAAYQRAVKECFHVH
- a CDS encoding dihydroorotate dehydrogenase electron transfer subunit translates to MINQMMTVVQKRIIAKDTVEMVLQGGAISFVEPGQFVHIRIGSGFSHMLRRPISIADVDHIQETITIIFKIIGAGTEELQNVSTGTQLDTLLACGTSYPVQDLELKHALLIGGGIGVPPMYYLAKVLREKGVQVTSVLGFQTKEYVFYEENFKALGNCHIVTDDGSYGWKGNVNDVIDAQSIPFDYYFSCGPLGMLRAVSNKLEGQSGFISIEERMGCGIGACYACVVPTRDGSGFRKICKDGPVFPAGEVLL
- the pyrE gene encoding orotate phosphoribosyltransferase, whose protein sequence is MSIKGKVARDLFDIGAIQIRPNDPFTWTSGIQSPIYCDNRMTMSYPEVRDRIADAFVEMIEQLDEKPDVIAGCATAGIPHAAWVAQKMGLPMIYVRSSPKKHGKGNQIEGSLKPGHKVLVIEDLISTGGSSIDAALAVQNEGGSIVGVFAIFTYGLEKAKHAFARENMMMQTITNYDQLMQELVKEGPLSKEEKDKMIVWRDDLGKISQ
- a CDS encoding dihydroorotate dehydrogenase, giving the protein MSFLTTTIAGLQLNNPVMPASGCFGFGKEYGQHYDLNLLGAIIIKAATKEARYGNQTPRVAETASGMLNAIGLQNPGVDAIINEELPYLRNYETPVIANVAGSTVEEYVYVAKRLADSKSVQALELNISCPNVKEGGVQFGTDPVLAAEVTSKVKEVSGDVPLFVKLSPNVSNIAQLAKSVEVAGADGLSMINTLTGMTIHLPSKKPLLANKTGGLSGPAIKPIAIRMIYEVRQEVSIPIIGMGGITSAEDVLEFLLAGANAVAVGTANFLDPFICPKIIEALPNVLQRYGYESAEQAVGKGHEHGHHYISRT
- the carB gene encoding carbamoyl-phosphate synthase large subunit, giving the protein MPKRNDINKILVIGSGPIVIGQAAEFDYSGTQACQALKEEGFKVILANSNPATIMTDDTIADTVYMEPLTVDFLTKIIRKEQPDAILPTLGGQTGLNMAVQLEETGILAEYEIELLGTSLDAIQQAEDREKFRTLMRELNEPVPDSQIVTTVEGALEFAEEIGFPLIVRPAYTLGGTGGGMCYDVQELRDITRNGLALSPVNQCLIEKNIAGFKEVEYEVMRDKNDQAIVVCNMENIDPVGIHTGDSMVVAPSQTLSDREYQMLRNASLKIIRALKIEGGCNVQLALDANSFQYYIIEVNPRVSRSSALASKATGYPIAKMAAKIAVGLTLDEIINPITGKTYACFEPALDYVVTKLPRFPFDKFTTGNRTLGTQMKATGEIMSIGRNFEESFLKGVRSLDIGAEDLFLPYLSSVPNEELEDRMKKPDDERLFILAEALRRDFSVEDIFQLTKIDRFFLHKLNKIVRFEEEMQANHGDVRLLREAKRMGFSDTQVARLWETNLDDVYQVRIDHSIVPVYKMVDTCAAEFESETPYFYSSYEEESESLSSDRKKVLVIGSGPIRIGQGIEFDYATVHSVLALKEAGYEAIIMNSNPETVSTDFSVSDKLYFEPLTLEDVMHVINLEKPEGVIVQFGGQTAINLAEGLERRGVKILGTSLEAIDTAEDRDKFERLLDELAIPQPKGKSVRQLEQALQAAEEIGYPVLVRPSYVIGGSQMEIIYSEEELHAYLKKSNKIKHSHPVLIDKYLTGIEVEVDAVSDGEVTIIPGIMEHIERAGVHSGDSIAVYPTQRISSVAKQKLVDATLSIAKRLQVKGLINIQFVVKSDDVFVLEVNPRASRTIPFLSKITGVTMANLATRCIIGESLGSMGYEDGLLPEKEHVSVKVPVFSFEKLRSVDAVLGPEMKSTGEAIGHDMTLEKALYKGLLASGLSIPHGGSVLLTVADKDKGEILSIAERFYQLGFTVYATEGTGTFVREHGVPVHIVDKIGSDQENVLSIIENGNVQFVINTITSGQQARSDGFRIRREAVEHGIACLTSLDTAEAILNVIDSTTFQARPVAERKAVVTS
- a CDS encoding carbamoyl phosphate synthase small subunit — its product is MKKRQLVLEDGTIFIGEAFGSDKEAIGEIVFNTGMTGYQEILSDPSYCAQIVTLTYPLIGNYGINRDDFETVTPSVFGLIVKEACDIASNFRGEENIDAFLKANDIPAISGIDTRKLTKIIRKHGTMRGIFTDIDRTWEEVKELFDTTPVVRNQVETVSTVKPYVVPGRSYRVVLVDFGMKHGILRELTKRNCHVTVVPHHYTAEQIERLKPDGVVLSNGPGDPKDVPEAIEMIQSIMNRIPIFGICLGHQLLALAGGANTTKLKFGHRGSNHPVKDLLLNKTFMTSQNHGYAVTKESLEQTDLMLTQIALNDETVEGIQHKTYPSFSVQYHPESSPGPDDTNYLFDQFLDLIESNKQQVKEEKECQSVMI
- a CDS encoding cell wall hydrolase produces the protein MPRVKYTDSDVALMARMMRAEAEGEGRLGMLMVGNVIVNRLKANCGDFLDLRSIRDVIYQVQGGNYSFEAVQKGNVFYQRAREVEKKLAKQTLDYWRQQPSIYALWYFNPYAACPPTWYDQPFAGQYKQHCYYEPKANTCAGAYKW